A single region of the Acanthopagrus latus isolate v.2019 chromosome 11, fAcaLat1.1, whole genome shotgun sequence genome encodes:
- the scly gene encoding selenocysteine lyase, protein MAKQSDDIPLIMSHTFPDHHTFHHYSEMNLDRIYMDYNATTPLEPEVIQAISEALEDAWGNPSSNYIAGAKAKAIINQSRENVARMVGGKAEDIIFTSGGTEANNLVLHTAVEYFRRNCKAQEQGEGQQSRSKGLPHIITSNVEHVSVKLVAEHLQKDGQADVTFVPVSKVTARVEVEDVIAAVRPNTCLISIMMANNETGVIMPIQEICQRVKTLNKQREWLRILLHTDAAQTVGKIRVDVCELGVDYLTIVGHKFYAPRIGALYVNGPGTRTPLFPMLFGGGQERNFRPGTENTPMIAGLGKAAELVTANLSEYESHMRSTKLYLEERLKAVFRDKITFNSHYPGSDVLPNTCNMSIQGPRLQGWRVLSNCARLLASVGAACHSDTANRPSHILLSCGVPTEVAANALRLSVGRGTTKSDVDAVVEDLRETVQLLEERN, encoded by the exons ATGGCCAAACAATCAGATGACATCCCCCTAATAATGAGTCACACCTTCCCTGACCATCACACCTTTCATCACTATTCAGAGATGAATCTAGACAG GATCTACATGGACTACAATGCCACAACTCCACTGGAACCAGAAGTGATCCAGGCCATCTCTGAAGCCCTGGAGGATGCCTGGGGAAACCCGAGTAGCAATTATATAGCAG gTGCTAAAGCCAAGGCAATAATTAATCAGTCCAGAGAGAATGTGGCGAGGATGGTGGGAGGTAAAGCAGAAGATATAATTTTCACATCAGGTGGAACAGAG GCCAATAACCTGGTGCTCCACACTGCTGTAGAGTACTTCAGGAGAAACTGCAAGGCTCAAGAGCAAGGCGAAgggcagcagagcagaagcaaAGGCCTTCCTCACATTATCACCTCCAATGTGGAACATGTCTCCGTCAAACTAGTGGCCGAGCACCTACAGAAAGATGGCCAGGCAG ATGTGACGTTTGTGCCTGTGTCTAAGGTGACAGCCcgtgtggaggtggaggacgtCATTGCTGCAGTGCGTCCAAACACTTGTCTCATCTCCATCATGATGGCCAACAATGAGACAGGAGTCATCATG CCAATCCAAGAGATCTGCCAGAGGGTAAAAACTCTCAACAAGCAGCGTGAGTGGCTCAGGATCCTGCTTCATACTGATGCTGCTCAGACTGTGGGGAAAATCAGAGTAGATGTCTGTGAACTGGGCGTGGACTACCTCACTATAGTGGGGCACAAG TTCTACGCCCCTCGGATTGGTGCTCTGTACGTGAATGGCCCTGGGACGAGAACGCCGCTGTTTCCGATGCTGtttggaggaggacaggagaggaacTTCAGACCAGG CACAGAAAACACCCCAATGATTGCAGGTCTGGGAAAG GCTGCAGAGCTGGTGACCGCCAACCTGTCAGAGTACGAGAGTCACATGCGAAGTACCAAACTTTACTTGGAAGAACGACTGAAG GCCGTCTTCAGAGACAAGATCACCTTCAACAGCCATTACCCAGGCTCTGATGTCCTCCCCAACACATGTAACATGTCCATCCAGGGCCCAAGATTACAAG GCTGGAGGGTATTGTCCAACTGTGCGAGGCTGTTGGCCAGCGTTGGTGCTGCCTGCCACTCAGACACTGCAAACAG GCCCTCCCATATCCTTCTGAGCTGCGGCGTCCCCACAGAGGTGGCAGCTAACGCCTTGAGGTTGAGCGTTGGCAGGGGGACGACCAAGTCAGACGTGGATGCAGTGGTGGAGGACTTGAGGGAAACGGTTCAGCTGTTGGAAGAAAGGAACTGA